From a region of the Bermanella marisrubri genome:
- a CDS encoding ABC transporter ATP-binding protein, translated as MSSKNTLNIDPQAPALKISNLRKTYDNGHEALKGIDLEVKQGDFFALLGPNGAGKSTTLGIVSGLVNKTSGDVCVYGQDIEGDWFHAKRLLGVVPQEFNFNQFEKVQDIVVTQAGYYGMNHQEALIQSEKYLKALDLWDKRDVPSRMLSGGMKRRLMIARALVHNPKLLILDEPTAGVDIELRLSMWEYLTKLNEEEGTTIILTTHYLEEAESLCENIAIINHGDIVTNTSMRSLLQELHKQTMIVELAQDYSNRPSLSPLDHHWLDDSSLEVVVEKGTAINELFTVFNQQGVSVSGIRPKSNRLETLFVDAVRK; from the coding sequence ATGAGCTCTAAGAATACGTTAAATATAGACCCACAAGCACCTGCTTTAAAAATCTCTAACTTACGCAAGACCTATGACAATGGTCATGAGGCGCTGAAAGGGATTGATTTGGAAGTTAAGCAAGGTGATTTCTTTGCACTATTGGGCCCCAATGGAGCTGGCAAGTCTACCACACTTGGCATTGTTTCTGGTTTGGTAAATAAAACTTCTGGCGATGTTTGTGTTTATGGGCAAGACATAGAAGGGGATTGGTTTCACGCTAAACGTCTTCTGGGTGTTGTTCCGCAAGAGTTTAACTTTAACCAGTTTGAGAAGGTTCAAGACATTGTCGTGACCCAAGCGGGTTATTATGGGATGAATCATCAAGAAGCTCTGATTCAGAGTGAGAAATATCTCAAAGCATTGGACTTGTGGGACAAGCGCGATGTGCCATCTCGTATGCTCAGTGGCGGTATGAAACGTCGCTTGATGATCGCAAGGGCGCTTGTACATAATCCCAAGCTGCTGATCTTAGATGAGCCAACTGCGGGAGTGGACATTGAGCTGCGCTTAAGTATGTGGGAGTACTTAACCAAACTGAATGAGGAAGAGGGCACAACTATTATCCTCACTACTCACTATCTTGAAGAAGCAGAAAGCTTATGTGAGAACATCGCGATCATCAATCATGGCGATATTGTCACGAATACCAGTATGCGCTCTTTGCTGCAGGAGCTACATAAGCAGACGATGATCGTAGAGCTGGCTCAAGATTATTCTAATCGACCTTCCTTGTCGCCTCTAGATCACCATTGGTTGGATGACTCCAGTCTAGAGGTCGTGGTTGAAAAAGGAACGGCCATTAACGAATTATTTACTGTGTTTAATCAGCAAGGTGTTTCGGTGAGTGGTATCAGGCCGAAGAGCAATCGTCTAGAAACTCTGTTTGTTGATGCGGTAAGGAAGTAA
- a CDS encoding PA2817 family protein → MQAYNPRHHTLILLKDFEKTVKQGIPFNQEPLGEDEASFLDQLQRIVAGLEDNQSDVQFEGQTWLSRLFRNYPTIAPIMPREVLWYFGGEALHFMPDEEIEKFQKLEELVAEGHDYLETKIAIFNKKDDNTTEH, encoded by the coding sequence ATGCAGGCGTACAATCCGAGACATCATACTCTCATTCTACTAAAAGACTTCGAAAAAACCGTGAAACAAGGTATTCCATTCAACCAAGAACCTTTGGGTGAGGACGAAGCTAGTTTCTTAGATCAACTACAGCGCATTGTAGCAGGTTTAGAAGACAACCAAAGTGATGTCCAATTTGAGGGACAAACTTGGTTATCTCGCCTATTTCGTAATTATCCGACGATCGCCCCTATCATGCCTAGAGAGGTTCTTTGGTATTTTGGCGGTGAAGCATTGCATTTTATGCCAGATGAAGAAATTGAAAAATTTCAGAAATTGGAAGAGCTTGTCGCTGAAGGGCACGATTACTTAGAAACGAAAATCGCCATTTTCAATAAAAAAGACGACAACACCACTGAACACTAG
- a CDS encoding MarR family winged helix-turn-helix transcriptional regulator: MSNKDELLKLENQVCFQLYSASRYLTKLYQPLLKPLDLTYPQYLVMLVMWEEAMGQKFTVTELGQRLKLDSGTLTPLLKRLEGKKLIQRQRSTEDERQVWVRLTPLGESLKQQARRVPEKLLCNTQVKVEELTALRETLRKLFDDKPID; the protein is encoded by the coding sequence ATGTCGAATAAAGATGAGCTGCTAAAACTAGAGAACCAAGTCTGTTTTCAGCTGTATAGCGCTTCCCGTTATTTAACCAAGCTTTATCAGCCTTTGCTGAAGCCTCTAGATTTAACCTACCCCCAGTATCTTGTGATGTTGGTGATGTGGGAGGAGGCTATGGGACAAAAGTTCACGGTGACGGAGTTGGGGCAGCGCTTGAAACTCGACAGTGGTACTTTAACGCCGCTACTTAAACGTCTAGAGGGTAAAAAGCTAATTCAGCGTCAGAGAAGTACAGAAGATGAGCGTCAAGTTTGGGTGCGCTTAACTCCGCTAGGTGAATCCTTAAAGCAACAAGCGAGGAGGGTGCCTGAAAAGCTTCTATGTAACACTCAGGTCAAGGTGGAAGAGCTCACTGCACTAAGAGAAACACTGCGAAAGTTGTTCGATGACAAGCCTATTGATTAG
- a CDS encoding glutathione peroxidase — MSVYDFKATDITGQERELSEFKGKPLLIVNTASKCGLTPQFDGLEALYKQYKDQGFAILGFPCNQFAEQDKGSDSEIAGFCMKNYGVSFPMFSKIEVNGDNAHPLYRYLKDQAPGFLGSKKIKWNFTKFLINKEGKVVKRFAPTTKPAAIEKHVKALVE, encoded by the coding sequence ATGAGCGTATACGATTTCAAAGCGACGGATATCACAGGTCAAGAACGTGAACTGAGTGAGTTCAAGGGGAAACCGCTATTGATTGTGAATACAGCAAGCAAGTGCGGTTTAACACCTCAGTTTGACGGCCTAGAAGCGCTATATAAGCAATATAAGGATCAAGGCTTTGCGATCTTAGGTTTTCCATGCAACCAATTTGCAGAACAGGATAAGGGCAGCGACAGTGAAATCGCTGGTTTTTGTATGAAAAATTATGGCGTTAGCTTTCCTATGTTCAGTAAGATCGAGGTGAATGGCGACAATGCTCATCCTTTATACCGTTATCTTAAGGATCAAGCGCCAGGTTTCTTGGGTAGTAAAAAGATCAAATGGAACTTCACCAAGTTTTTGATTAATAAAGAGGGCAAAGTGGTTAAGCGTTTTGCGCCTACAACAAAACCAGCTGCTATCGAGAAGCATGTGAAAGCGCTTGTTGAATAG
- a CDS encoding DNA-3-methyladenine glycosylase I, whose translation MKSYDWIQQRAEDLKGLNYQVYLPEVSTEQQLLRKTDAEYLSLMSLRIFRAGLKHSLVDSKWPRFEQVFGGFNPAYIASLSDEMLEAHMREPGLIKHWGKMKAMRDNAAWILHMRNEGSSIAELVAHYPVTEIVELWIQMKKQGSQLGGASAPSFLRMVGKDTFRLSEDVLVQLRAQGIIDQVKPITSQRDLRTIQCAFNQWYEESGGVPMAHISRMLSFT comes from the coding sequence ATGAAGTCGTACGATTGGATTCAGCAGCGAGCTGAGGATTTGAAAGGATTGAATTATCAAGTGTATTTACCTGAGGTAAGCACTGAGCAGCAGCTACTTCGAAAAACCGATGCTGAATACCTTTCTCTAATGAGCTTGCGTATATTCCGAGCCGGGCTAAAACACAGTTTAGTGGATTCTAAATGGCCAAGGTTTGAGCAAGTCTTTGGTGGCTTTAATCCTGCGTACATTGCCAGCTTAAGTGATGAAATGCTGGAAGCTCATATGCGAGAGCCGGGATTGATAAAGCACTGGGGAAAGATGAAAGCCATGCGAGATAATGCGGCCTGGATTTTACATATGCGCAATGAGGGCAGCAGTATTGCCGAGTTAGTGGCTCACTATCCGGTTACTGAAATTGTCGAGCTTTGGATTCAAATGAAAAAGCAAGGGTCGCAATTAGGTGGTGCCAGTGCGCCTTCGTTTTTACGCATGGTGGGTAAAGATACCTTTAGACTTAGCGAAGATGTCTTAGTGCAATTGCGGGCGCAGGGTATTATTGACCAAGTAAAGCCAATAACGTCACAAAGGGATTTAAGAACGATTCAATGTGCCTTCAATCAATGGTACGAAGAATCTGGTGGTGTACCCATGGCTCATATTTCGCGTATGCTTTCTTTTACCTGA
- the msrB gene encoding peptide-methionine (R)-S-oxide reductase MsrB: protein MSKIVKSEQEWREQLDPDVYHVTREKGTERPFTGKLNQNKETGVYHCICCGEPLFSSSGKYDSGCGWPSFYEPLPNAPIEEHKDTSHGMIRTEITCGKCDAHLGHVFPDGPAPTGIRYCVNSVSLDFEKKEDE from the coding sequence GTGAGTAAGATTGTAAAGTCTGAGCAGGAATGGCGTGAGCAATTAGATCCTGATGTTTATCACGTGACCCGTGAAAAGGGCACCGAGCGTCCGTTTACAGGTAAGCTGAATCAAAATAAAGAGACCGGTGTTTATCATTGTATTTGTTGTGGTGAGCCGCTTTTTTCCTCTTCTGGTAAATATGATTCTGGTTGTGGTTGGCCAAGTTTTTATGAGCCGCTGCCGAACGCTCCCATTGAAGAGCATAAAGATACTAGTCATGGCATGATTCGTACGGAAATTACCTGCGGTAAATGTGATGCTCATCTTGGTCATGTGTTTCCAGATGGCCCCGCACCAACGGGTATTCGATATTGTGTAAACAGCGTATCACTAGATTTTGAGAAGAAAGAAGACGAGTAA
- a CDS encoding pyridoxal phosphate-dependent aminotransferase: protein MHEFHKSNKLANVLYDIRGPVLTAAKRMEEEGHRILKLNIGNPAPFELNAPDEIIQDVIHELPNAEGYSDSKGIYSARKAVMQYSQQKGIDGVEIDDIYLGNGVSELIVMALQALINNGDEVLIPAPDYPLWTGAVSLAGGTPRHYICDEQSNWYPDLDDIRAKVTPQTKAMVIINPNNPTGALYPKEVLEGMIEIARENNLVVFSDEIYDKIIFDEVEHTSTASLADDLLFITFNGLSKTYRLAGFRSGWLIVSGAKHKAKDYMEGLDMLANMRLCANVPAQYAIQTALGGYQSINDLIKPGGRIYEQRMTAHNMINDIPGLSCTLPQGALYSFIKMDQKRFNIKNDEKMVLDLLEQQKILIVHGRAFNWPEPDHFRLVFLPRVEDLEQAIEKMGHFFERYSQ from the coding sequence ATGCACGAATTTCACAAGTCCAACAAGCTCGCTAATGTGCTGTACGACATTCGAGGACCTGTGCTCACCGCCGCCAAGCGTATGGAAGAAGAAGGCCATCGCATCCTCAAACTTAACATCGGCAACCCTGCTCCCTTCGAGTTAAACGCACCGGATGAGATTATTCAAGATGTCATCCATGAATTGCCTAACGCGGAAGGCTACAGCGATAGCAAGGGTATCTACAGTGCTCGCAAAGCCGTGATGCAATACAGCCAACAAAAAGGCATTGATGGCGTTGAAATCGATGACATTTATCTAGGCAATGGCGTTAGTGAGTTAATAGTCATGGCTCTACAGGCGTTGATCAACAACGGCGATGAAGTCTTAATACCTGCGCCAGACTACCCGCTTTGGACCGGCGCAGTGAGCTTAGCAGGTGGCACACCGAGACACTATATCTGTGATGAGCAAAGCAACTGGTATCCAGATCTGGATGACATTCGTGCCAAAGTCACACCGCAAACCAAAGCCATGGTGATTATTAACCCGAATAACCCAACCGGTGCGCTCTACCCCAAAGAAGTATTGGAAGGCATGATCGAAATTGCCCGCGAAAATAATCTTGTGGTTTTCAGTGATGAGATTTACGACAAAATTATTTTTGATGAAGTCGAGCACACGTCAACAGCATCGCTGGCCGATGACTTATTATTCATAACGTTTAATGGTCTATCCAAAACGTATCGCCTTGCTGGATTCCGATCAGGCTGGTTGATTGTCAGTGGCGCCAAGCATAAGGCCAAAGACTATATGGAAGGTTTGGATATGCTGGCGAATATGCGTTTGTGCGCAAATGTACCCGCACAGTACGCGATTCAAACAGCCCTTGGTGGTTACCAAAGCATCAACGATTTGATCAAGCCCGGTGGTCGCATTTATGAGCAACGAATGACTGCTCACAATATGATTAACGACATCCCAGGTTTAAGTTGCACCTTACCGCAAGGTGCTCTTTACAGTTTCATAAAAATGGATCAGAAGCGTTTTAACATCAAAAATGATGAGAAAATGGTTTTGGACTTATTAGAGCAACAAAAAATTCTAATCGTTCATGGCCGTGCTTTTAACTGGCCAGAACCTGATCATTTCCGTTTAGTATTTTTACCCCGTGTCGAGGATTTAGAACAAGCCATCGAAAAAATGGGGCATTTCTTTGAACGTTATTCGCAATAA
- a CDS encoding class I SAM-dependent methyltransferase produces MNQTNPQEQVYSAFEQAFPSNEAFRVFHGRGGLVRGFEQINIEYYAPVLWCMVYQPVNEAPLMALVESIKANAAAWGIEHIYIQRRHEKGDPVEVIMGDASYIDKEFVVTEQNLKYWVTLGRNQNTGLFLDMAHGRKWVRENCQNKSVLNLFAYTCSLGVAAAAGSARQVVNVDMAKAAIKRGQQNFALNEFSGAGTAFMAQDVFKMIKKIGQKGPYDLVICDPPSFQTKAFDVKKDYAKTLKKIAPFIAEKGKLMLCLNSPALDEQFLIDTVAESIPEARFDGRLENPSVLADKDEQSSLKIMFFSLK; encoded by the coding sequence GTGAATCAGACCAACCCCCAAGAGCAAGTTTATTCTGCCTTCGAACAAGCTTTTCCAAGCAATGAGGCGTTTCGTGTCTTTCATGGGCGTGGCGGATTGGTACGCGGGTTCGAACAAATTAACATCGAATACTATGCTCCTGTGCTTTGGTGCATGGTGTATCAACCGGTTAATGAAGCGCCTCTCATGGCGCTTGTTGAGAGTATTAAAGCAAATGCAGCGGCGTGGGGGATCGAACACATTTATATTCAGCGACGTCACGAAAAAGGTGATCCTGTTGAAGTGATCATGGGAGATGCCTCTTACATTGATAAAGAATTTGTCGTTACGGAGCAGAACCTAAAATATTGGGTCACGCTTGGACGCAATCAAAATACAGGGTTGTTTTTAGATATGGCTCACGGACGAAAGTGGGTACGCGAAAACTGTCAAAATAAGTCGGTTCTGAATTTGTTTGCTTATACCTGTAGCTTAGGCGTGGCGGCCGCGGCAGGTAGTGCACGTCAGGTTGTTAATGTGGACATGGCGAAAGCGGCCATTAAAAGGGGTCAACAGAATTTTGCCCTCAATGAATTCTCGGGTGCAGGCACCGCTTTTATGGCGCAAGATGTATTTAAAATGATCAAAAAGATAGGTCAGAAAGGGCCCTATGATTTGGTGATTTGTGATCCGCCTAGTTTTCAAACTAAAGCGTTTGATGTGAAAAAAGACTATGCAAAGACGTTGAAAAAAATTGCGCCGTTTATCGCAGAGAAGGGCAAGCTCATGTTGTGTCTTAATAGTCCCGCTTTAGACGAACAGTTTTTGATCGATACAGTGGCCGAGTCTATTCCCGAAGCACGGTTTGATGGGCGACTTGAAAACCCTTCTGTGCTGGCGGATAAAGACGAGCAATCCTCACTAAAAATTATGTTTTTTAGCTTAAAATAA
- a CDS encoding PA1571 family protein has protein sequence MAATTHNNEKAHKDADYMHGAAVIDKNGKEHPITEEMIEKALKQILKASKTSS, from the coding sequence ATGGCTGCAACCACCCATAACAACGAGAAAGCGCACAAAGACGCGGATTACATGCATGGGGCCGCCGTCATCGATAAAAACGGCAAAGAACACCCCATTACGGAAGAAATGATTGAAAAGGCCCTGAAACAAATTCTAAAGGCCTCTAAGACTTCATCTTGA
- the pdxB gene encoding 4-phosphoerythronate dehydrogenase PdxB produces MKIVADENIPLLDGFFAPLCQDLVTLPGRKMSNADVADADILLVRSITKVDQALLQGSKVRFVGTCTIGTDHLDTDYLEQAGIKWANAPGCNAKAVVDYVLSCMLVISEMKQRSIRDMSVGIVGAGNVGGMLLETLTQVGVEAIAYDPNIEGLDSEELKTAVWQQDIVTLHTPITKEGEHKTFHLVDDARLSSMKPNAVLINSCRGAVIDNQALLRHIREVKTFSAILDVFEEEPSPNDELLTRCLLATPHIAGYSLDGKYQGSAMIYDALCEFLALPRRTKLEQLIPEAQLRKVSFSSESEEEFVLQKMIRSGYDVRDDHYRMKSLLGLSDEEKAKAFDLLRKNYPVRRDLNRLVASARNIRGNYMLEALGIKMKS; encoded by the coding sequence ATGAAAATAGTGGCAGACGAAAACATTCCCTTATTGGACGGTTTTTTTGCGCCTTTATGCCAAGATCTTGTGACCTTACCCGGCCGCAAGATGAGCAATGCTGATGTAGCGGATGCGGACATTTTATTAGTGCGTTCGATTACTAAAGTGGACCAGGCTTTACTGCAGGGCTCTAAAGTACGTTTTGTTGGTACCTGCACCATAGGTACCGATCATTTGGATACGGATTACCTAGAACAAGCAGGCATTAAATGGGCAAATGCCCCTGGCTGCAATGCCAAAGCCGTGGTGGATTATGTATTAAGTTGCATGCTCGTGATTTCTGAAATGAAGCAACGGTCAATTCGCGACATGTCTGTGGGTATCGTGGGTGCTGGTAATGTCGGCGGTATGTTGCTGGAAACCCTAACTCAAGTCGGTGTTGAGGCGATTGCCTATGATCCGAATATTGAAGGTTTAGATTCAGAGGAACTAAAAACCGCCGTTTGGCAGCAGGATATCGTGACGCTGCATACCCCCATTACCAAAGAGGGTGAGCATAAGACCTTTCATTTAGTGGACGACGCGCGCTTAAGCAGCATGAAACCCAATGCGGTTTTAATTAATTCCTGTCGAGGTGCGGTTATCGATAACCAAGCCTTGCTGCGTCACATTCGTGAAGTGAAAACCTTTTCCGCGATTTTAGATGTTTTCGAGGAAGAACCCAGCCCTAACGATGAATTACTCACCCGTTGTTTATTGGCTACGCCACACATAGCGGGATACAGCCTCGATGGCAAGTATCAGGGCAGTGCCATGATTTACGATGCCTTGTGTGAGTTTTTGGCATTGCCGCGTCGTACAAAGCTTGAACAGCTGATTCCAGAGGCTCAGTTGCGTAAAGTGAGCTTTAGTTCGGAATCGGAAGAAGAGTTTGTATTACAGAAGATGATTCGTAGTGGTTACGATGTGCGTGATGATCACTATCGGATGAAGAGTTTGCTAGGGTTATCAGATGAAGAGAAGGCCAAAGCCTTTGATTTGTTGCGTAAGAATTATCCAGTACGTCGTGATTTGAATCGCTTGGTTGCTTCCGCACGTAATATTCGTGGTAATTACATGCTGGAAGCACTGGGCATCAAGATGAAGTCTTAG
- a CDS encoding 5'-3' exonuclease gives MKHIIDISAVFFRYYFAPGPVVINDDGYDVSALLSSLRWLLKPEFLLAESTICCFDESLGTGFRHELDPEYKANRPLPTDDIIYQLSALKLVCETLGFAVLASDELEADDLIATTIACYPSDPCVIHSRDKDLRQLLIEGRVTMQDVATNQIWTQKRLEEEVGLAPQQIPLYLAMVGDVSDNIPGVPGIGDKTALRLLQAYEDWPQIMDAVHSDDILPVRGSARIKQNILEYQDRIVLNLKLTQLKVLKDQTLRFKVRTSDQIDELMAQCEVLGIAHRLKKPLQRLTS, from the coding sequence ATGAAGCACATCATTGATATCAGCGCAGTTTTCTTTCGCTATTATTTTGCCCCCGGACCTGTTGTTATTAATGACGATGGCTATGATGTCAGTGCATTGCTCAGTTCACTTCGTTGGTTATTGAAACCTGAATTCTTGTTAGCTGAATCCACGATCTGTTGTTTTGATGAGAGTCTTGGAACAGGCTTTCGCCATGAATTAGATCCTGAATATAAAGCCAATCGTCCATTACCGACTGACGACATTATTTATCAGCTATCCGCTTTGAAATTGGTATGTGAAACCCTAGGGTTCGCTGTGCTAGCCAGTGATGAACTGGAAGCGGATGATTTAATTGCCACAACCATTGCTTGCTATCCTTCGGACCCATGCGTCATTCATAGCCGTGATAAAGATTTACGCCAGCTTTTGATCGAAGGTCGCGTCACCATGCAAGATGTCGCTACCAACCAAATTTGGACTCAAAAACGATTAGAGGAAGAAGTTGGTTTAGCGCCACAACAAATTCCGTTGTATTTAGCCATGGTCGGAGATGTGAGTGATAATATTCCGGGTGTGCCAGGAATAGGTGATAAGACCGCACTGCGGCTTTTACAGGCTTATGAGGATTGGCCTCAGATCATGGATGCGGTGCACTCCGACGACATTTTACCGGTTCGAGGTAGTGCAAGAATTAAACAGAATATTCTAGAATACCAAGATCGTATTGTACTCAACCTTAAGTTGACCCAATTAAAAGTGCTTAAGGATCAGACGCTGCGTTTTAAAGTGAGAACAAGTGATCAGATAGATGAGTTAATGGCGCAATGCGAAGTACTGGGCATTGCGCATCGCTTAAAGAAACCCCTTCAACGACTGACGAGTTAA
- a CDS encoding DEAD/DEAH box helicase — protein MGLLKSLFGKDNQSKPQNNKKGPAKSSGGNKGKPQNRQNKNGPARNNGPRNGKGGNRKGAPKSGPKSNNRSNQPRRHTPPMGDWSVDQFKVEPAEGKVRFHDFNLDARIMRSIQDLGFSYASPIQAEALPYTLAGRDIIGKAQTGTGKTAAFLITVLQKLLTVKPEERFASEPRALILAPTRELAMQIAKDADGLSKYADLNIVTVLGGVDYDKQKEQLENEVVDVVVATPGRLLDYLQQGIVYLDQVEMLVIDEADRMLDMGFIPDLKRIIRGTPEKSIRQTQLFSATYPYDVVALSESWTYKPEQVEIEPESVATETVKQQFISLQETQKDNALIEYLEKENTGKSIIFANRRDTCRDLADRLNKRGVKALLLSGEVAQAKRMKTLDRFKSEDGAVLVATDVAGRGIHVDGITHVFNYNLPDDPEDYVHRIGRTGRAGESGTAITFIDEYEAYGLMDLESYLGKKVSTDQYQS, from the coding sequence ATGGGATTACTGAAAAGTCTTTTTGGTAAAGATAATCAATCAAAACCACAAAATAACAAAAAAGGCCCGGCCAAATCCTCTGGCGGTAACAAAGGCAAGCCGCAAAATCGCCAGAATAAAAATGGTCCAGCGCGTAACAATGGTCCGCGTAATGGTAAAGGTGGCAACCGCAAAGGTGCTCCTAAATCTGGTCCAAAGAGCAATAATCGCTCTAATCAACCTCGTCGTCATACACCGCCTATGGGTGATTGGTCGGTTGATCAATTTAAAGTTGAACCTGCGGAAGGTAAGGTTCGCTTTCATGACTTTAATTTGGATGCACGCATTATGCGAAGCATTCAAGACTTAGGCTTTTCTTACGCCAGCCCCATTCAAGCAGAAGCACTGCCATATACATTGGCGGGTCGAGATATCATTGGTAAAGCGCAAACAGGTACGGGTAAAACCGCGGCATTCTTGATTACCGTATTGCAGAAGCTGTTAACCGTAAAGCCAGAAGAGCGTTTTGCTAGTGAGCCACGAGCATTGATTCTGGCTCCGACACGTGAACTGGCTATGCAGATAGCAAAAGATGCGGATGGCTTGTCTAAGTATGCTGATTTGAACATTGTTACCGTATTGGGCGGCGTGGACTATGACAAGCAAAAAGAACAATTAGAGAATGAGGTCGTAGATGTTGTAGTTGCGACCCCAGGTCGACTACTTGATTATTTACAGCAGGGCATAGTGTATCTAGACCAAGTAGAAATGCTGGTGATTGACGAAGCAGACCGTATGTTGGATATGGGTTTCATCCCTGACTTAAAACGCATTATTCGCGGCACGCCCGAAAAATCTATTCGTCAGACTCAGTTGTTTAGTGCCACTTACCCCTATGATGTGGTGGCGTTAAGCGAAAGCTGGACCTATAAGCCCGAGCAAGTAGAAATTGAGCCAGAATCTGTGGCAACGGAAACCGTTAAACAGCAATTCATCAGTTTGCAAGAAACTCAAAAAGACAACGCACTGATCGAGTATTTAGAGAAAGAAAACACGGGTAAATCCATTATCTTTGCTAACCGTAGAGATACCTGTCGTGATTTGGCAGATCGCTTGAACAAGCGTGGAGTGAAGGCGCTACTTTTAAGTGGTGAAGTAGCGCAAGCCAAGCGCATGAAAACTCTTGATCGCTTTAAGTCAGAAGATGGCGCCGTGTTGGTAGCCACAGATGTGGCGGGTCGAGGTATTCATGTGGACGGCATTACCCACGTGTTTAACTATAACTTGCCAGATGATCCTGAAGATTACGTTCATCGCATTGGGCGTACTGGTCGAGCAGGAGAAAGCGGTACTGCCATTACATTTATCGATGAATATGAAGCCTATGGCTTAATGGACTTGGAATCTTACCTAGGGAAAAAGGTGAGCACTGATCAATATCAGAGCTAA
- a CDS encoding elongation factor P hydroxylase yields the protein MHKCQDIIDVFNACFKIDLATELVKGGEEPIYLPATPYYPYHRVIFARGFYASALHEISHWCIAGQARRQLVDFGYWYNPDGRTQDEQDEFEKVEIKPQALEWILAKSAGFHFNVSLDNLNGDLGDIEDRTQRFKRALHEQVKDYLKNGLPKRAQQFSQALIKFYKRPPLAVDEFTLEAL from the coding sequence TTGCATAAGTGTCAGGACATAATTGACGTTTTTAATGCTTGTTTTAAGATCGACTTGGCCACAGAGCTAGTAAAAGGCGGGGAAGAGCCAATCTACCTTCCCGCCACGCCTTATTATCCGTATCATAGAGTGATATTCGCCCGTGGTTTCTATGCCAGTGCATTACATGAGATCAGTCATTGGTGTATTGCGGGACAGGCTCGCAGGCAGTTGGTGGATTTTGGCTATTGGTATAACCCTGATGGTCGAACCCAAGACGAGCAAGATGAATTTGAAAAGGTGGAAATAAAACCACAGGCGCTGGAATGGATATTGGCGAAAAGTGCAGGGTTTCACTTTAACGTTAGTTTGGATAACTTAAATGGCGATTTGGGCGATATAGAAGATCGAACCCAACGCTTTAAACGAGCGCTTCATGAGCAAGTAAAAGACTACTTGAAAAATGGTTTGCCAAAGCGAGCGCAACAATTCAGTCAGGCTTTAATTAAGTTTTATAAGCGACCACCCCTGGCTGTAGATGAATTTACTTTGGAAGCATTATAA